The uncultured Methanomethylovorans sp. DNA window ATTCGATCTTCAATTTCTTTTTCCTGATTTGGTTTAAGTTATAAGGGATAAAATCTTTTCGAAATTATTTACTAGTCCACTGTAGTTATATTATTTTGAATCCTTCTGTGGATTGAAGCCTAATGAAAGGAACAGATACAAGTTCCCTTCATTAATGCTAGTAATAAGCATCAACATCCATCCCTGAATATTCTTCAAGTATCTCTATTAGCGTTAAGACTTCGATACACGGCTTGCATCAAAATTTGACATTCTAGTAAATAAAGATATTCCTCCATTGTGGAGGAATAAAATGGGGTCGGCTTTATAAAAATCTAATTAAAAGTATGAGTGTTATTAACATATATCAAATTTGTTTATTTTCATTATGTAAGAACCTGTTTATAAAAAAGAACTTGCTACAGCACCGTGAGCTGTGACGTATCCTTGATTCTAGTCAGGCAGAATATTCACGAGCCTTCTCAGCAGCAGCCTTAGTTTCTTCAGACTTACCTAGATTAACCAAAGCTTCTTACATCAAGAGCATCCTCAGCAGCAGCCTGAGCTTCTTCATACTTACCTAGTTTAAATAAGGCTTCAGACTTACCACTCCAAGCTTGAGCATCCATCGAATTAATTTCTATGGCCTTATCAAATGCAACTAGAGCTTCGTCATATCTGCTAAGTTCATTGAGTGCATAACCTTTGCCAGTCCATGCCGCCGTATAATTTTCATCAAGGTCAAGAGCTTTGTTATAGGAATCTAGTGATTCGTCATAACGACCAAGACCACAAAGTGCAGTACCTTTACTATGATAGTATGTAGAATTATCTACATCAAGTTCTATTGCATTGTCGTAAGCTTGTAATGCGGAGTCATAATTTCCTTGGTTGTAATAATTATCTCCTTTTACACTTTCATCGATAGCCTTTTGTTCGGATGAAGAAGCTGCAGGTATTATTGCAAAAAAAACTATGAGAACTAGAATACCAAAAACAACAACAAACATCAGCATTTTATTATTTGACTTTGAGTTGTTAGAATTGATTTTCTGACATGTGGAAGCATTTTTATTCTTTAGTTGCTTTTCAGCCTTTTCTTTTTCACGCTTGTGTAAAAGCTCTTGTTTTGCTTTTTCCTTCTGCAAACGCTCTTGCATTTCCTGTTCCATTCTCAGGCGAGCTTGTGCTTCGTTTTGCTTTATTTTAGCTTCCTCAGCAGTTTTTATCTGCTCTAACTTTTCCTTTTGTTTTTTCAACCACTCTTCTTCACGCTGGCGTAAGAGCTCTTTTTCTGCCTTTTCCTTCTGTAACTGTTCCTGTCTTTCTTTCTCTTTCTTCAAACGAGCGTATTCTTCTTCTTTTCTTTTAGGTTCTTCAGCAGCTTGAATCCGACCTAGCTCTTCCCTTTGTTTTCTCAACCGCTCTTCTTCACGCTTGCGTAAAAGCTCTTTTTCTGCTTTTTCCTTCTGCAAGCTCTCTTGCTTTTCCTGTTCTATCTTTATAAGAGCTTGTTTTTCAGCTTCGAGTCTTTGTTCTTCCTGCTCGTTCAAAAAATTAGTATTGTTAACGCTTGATCTGCCAGCATTGGTACGCTCGTTGATGTTATCAATAACAATATTGACATCACAAGTTCCATCCATATTGCATTGGTCAAGCAAATTGTTTATGGTATTACCGGTGATCTTGGAGTTGATTAAATGCAGATTGAACCGTCCTTTACCAGTAACCCTCGATTCAATGGTAACTTTAAGATCTTTTCCAACATCAGCAAGTAAACCCGTTAAGGCTTCAGCAGTCTGAGTAGCTGCAAACAGTTCTACAGTATGCTGTACGGCAAGAAATGATAACTTGATTACAATATTATCATCATTCACTTTTGTCTTGCCATAGTACCAGAGTTCATAGTTGGTTTTATCCTTTGTATACAGAGTACGTACGTGTTTTACATTACGTTTCTCTATGACTTCCCGGGAGAGGTTGACCAATTTAAACATATCAAAGCTGCTAAGTACCTCAAATACACAGCTTTCACTATGAGGAAGTCTTTCAAGGATCTCTTTAAGTCTACCAGTATTGATATCAGAAACAGTTCGAAAAATAGGACAGATTACACTGATCTCTTTGGGTTCCATTTGCACTATGTATCGTTTGCCTTTGTAATCTTTATAAGCTACATTACACTCAATATCAGTGCCTTTAGAACACATTTGAGGATCAAAGTATACAGCAATGGATTTGGACTTACCACCATCGATGCTGCCTAAATGGAGCTTGCCTTTCTTTTCTACATATAATGGCTCATATCTATCCACACGCAGAAGCTCATCATCATAGACGAAATCGAGAGTAACTTCGTTTACTGCATAAGGACTTTCATTAGTAACAGCCATCTTAAAACGAATATATCCCTGGTAGAATTCGGTTTCCCTTGTTATTCTGATGGCTGATTCCATGCCTGACTCCATTTCAATAAAATAATGTAATCTGTTGTTCACTTTTTACTATTTATTCTTTATGATTTTACTCAGTGATTCTGAATCTTCATAAGTGGCTTACGCACGCATCTGCTCGGGCTCAAGCCGCGTTTTTTGTAGTCCAGTGTTGCAATAAAGTCTCAAAGTTGTAAGGTCGTAAGTGGCTACACTTCCCTAAGAAGACGGAAACCGAGGAGGGCGCTGTAGCGGCTAGGGTCGTAGGAGAAGCGAACCGCCGACCGGCTGCCACTAGCAGTATCGAAAAAGCTACCTCCACAAGAGACACGATAGGAGCTATTACCATCTTCCCAGGCACTTCCATCAGTCGGAGCATTCTTATAAGTATCATGCCACCTGTCCTGGCACCATTCCCAGACATTCCCATGCATATCGTACAAACCCCAAGGATTCGGTTTCTTCTGACCAACGGGATGAGTTATATTTCCTGAATTAAAACAATACCAGGCATAATCTTCAAGCTTTGATTCATCGTCTCCAAAAGAATAACTACTAGCAGTTCCTGCCCTGCACGCATACTCCCACTCAGCCTCTGATGGAAGACGATATTTATCAGTACCTTCCTTTGCGTTCAGCTTCTTAATGAATTCCTGAACCTCGTTCCAGGAAATTTGCTCTACAGGCTTATTATCACCATCAAAATACAATGGATTGTTGCCCATTATCTCGACCCACTGCGCTTGGGTAACTTCATACTTTCCAAGGTGGTAGGCATTTTCGATGGTCACTTCGTGAACTGGGCCTTCATCATCATCTCGATCCTCTTCACTTGAGGGAGAACCCATCTGGAACTCTCCTGCCGGGATGAGCACGAATTCCATGCCAATAGAGTTGGTGTAGGTTTCTAAATCAAGCTGCGTATTGGTAGTAGCAGTTTTGTTATCTATAGATACATTATTGGTATCATTGGCAGCCAGTGGAGAATCAACAACCTTTGTATTCTGGGGAATAATGGTATCCTGATTGCCAGAATTGACCACCAGTAGCGGCGAGAACATCCAATAACCTGCAAGTACAATGATGATTAATACTGGAAAAAGGAACGCTTTTTTGCCGATTTTTTGCTCTCGAGGACCAGAGAGATTTTGTACCTGAGGTTTTTTCAAAGCCTGCGCCTGATGGAGCTTACCAGTGTTGACAGTATAATCATGCCCGTGTGAATTTTTTTCATGCCTTTCGGAAGAGCCAACGCCTGCAGTACGACCATCCTGTCGTGATACATTGTCATCACCATTCACATAACCGGTTCCGTTGGAAAGTATTTCGCTCTCCTGTGCAGCAATAGCTCCTTTGCCAAGATTAGTCCCCATCACCTCGATATGTAGCAACTCCACGAGAGAATCACACAAACGGGTATAACGTGACTTGAGATTCTCATTGTTTGTTCTCAGGCCAAGCTCACGGATACCGTCATGGAGCAAAGGAGTGATCTTATCTTTTGCAATATCGGGAACCTTCTCAAAATTATCTTCCAGCAGCTGGAGTTTGTGCAGGAGTTCATCTCTCTGGATGAGACCCGAATGACAGTAGCTGTAAAGGTCATGTATCATCCGGAAACTATTGGTGAAAAGCTGGACATCTTTTGCAGAATAGCGAGCAGACATGCGTTTTTCTGCATACACGGATGCTTCGTCAGGGTTGTTGTCTAATATCTGCTTGAATTCTCCCACCTTGCACGAATACTGGAAAAACTTCTCCTTTATATCCGCCGATTCGACTCCATGGGCAATGAACCTGCCGGAAATACCGTACTCATGCATCAGTCCTTCCCTACAGTTGATATCTACTTTGAATAATATCCGGCGAGTACCTTTGCCGACAATTGGAATACCCAGCTGCTTTGGAATGGACAGGACATACTTGTCGCACCATGAATCATTTTCACGCTTCTTGAGTTCGAAACAGCGGTCAATACCGTCAATGTACGCTTCCTTAATGTTGAGCGCCTGATGAGTGTAAAGTTCAATGGCCCACTGGTCGAGCGAAAGCTCAGATTGGTTGTCTACCCTGAGAATGTACCAGTAGATGAAAGGATTATTATTGTTGATCCACTGCCTGATACTGGGTAAGGCCTTGCTTTCGGCCGAATCGAATATGAAATCCCGGGTTGCCGGGTCATAGACAGTACGGGTGATGGTCAGTGGATGCATAGCGATCAAATTAGAACATTATGGATAACTGGTAAAAGAGAGGACTTTGTTTATTAAATTTTTGACTTGTCTCTGGATGATCGAGATGGGTTTGAATCGACTTGATTTGCATGGAATATCATGATTGTGGCGAGGCTTGCGCACCTCGCCTGTGCGGCTACGCACGCACCTGCTCGGGCTTAAGCCGCGATTTTCCCTTACAGCCATTTTGCAATAAAGTCGTAAAGTGGTAAAGTCGAAAGTGGCTACACTGCCCTAAGAAGACGGAAGCCGAGGTAGAAGCAGCGGAAGTCCGGGTCGTCGTAGCGGCGATCCGCCGACCGACAATCCATGGCATCGCTGTACCAGCCGCCGCCACGAGAGACCCGGATGGAGCTAATGACATCAATCCAGGCACTGCCATCTGTCGGTGCACCATTGTAAGAATTATGCCGCCTGCCCTTACACCATTCCCAGACATTACCATGCATATCATACAATCCCCACGGATTGGGCTTCTTCTGGCCCACCGGACGAGTTTTCCTCTTAGCAAATAGACTTCCATCTTTTGAATTCGCATAATACCAAGCATATTCTCCGAGTTTTGATTCATCATCACCAAAGGAATATTTAGTGGTCGTGCCTGCCCTGCAGGCGTACTCCCACTCAGCTTCGAATGGAAGACGGTACTTGTCAGTACCTTCCTTTGCGTTTAGTTTCTTAACAAATTCCTGAACATCATTCCATGAAACTTTCTCTACAGGATTGTTATCATCCTTGAAATGCGATGGATAGGTTCCCATTACAGCCTGCCACTCTTTTTGAGTAACAGGATACTTGCCAAGGTAGAACGGCTTTGATACCCTCACCTTATGAACGGATTGTTCATTATTGGATTCATTCGAACCCATCTGGAACTCACCAGCTGGAATGAGCACGAACTCCATGCCAATGGAATTCTTGATTGAAGACGAAGGTTTCTTTGCTGCTTCTTCACGCTCTCTCCTGAGACGCTCTTCTTCCTTTCTCTTCCTCTCGGCTTCCTCAGCAGCTTTCCGGCGTGCAGCTTCCTGAGCCTTAAGTTCTTCGTCCTTCCTGCACCGCTCCTGTACTTCCTGCTCATGGCGTTTTTGCTCCTCATCTTCCTGTGCCTTACGCAGTAGTTCCTGTTTTTCCCTTTCTTTCTGTAACCTTTCGTCTTCACGTTTACTTTCGAATCCTTCTTCATCGGTAAACTCTGTGAATTCATCTTCAGAGGTCTCCTCAGCAGGTTCTGATTCCCATGTTTTGACTACTATTACTTCAATGCTTTCATCATCATCAAAGTCGAATGCTTCTATGTCTTCTTCTATGATCTCTATTCTTTCCCCTGCAAGTTTCTGCTGCTCCGCTGTGAAACACTTCTCACAGAGAGGGGGATCTCTGAGTTTTCTCTTTTCCCGGAACGAGCTTTCGCAAGTATGGCAGAAGTAGGCATTACACTCCTGACATGTAAGTTGTTTATTGGATTGATCAATGACATTATGACATAACGAGCACTCATTGTTTCCTTTACCTGCAGTATGACCATCCTGCCCCAATTCATTGTCATCCTCATTCACATAACCAGTTCCGCTGAATGGGATGTTTTCTTTCTGTGCAGCAATGCATCCTTTTTTGCCTAGATTAGCACTCATCACCTCTATATTCAGCAACTCTATGAGCAAATCACACAAAAGGATACAACGTGACTTGAAATTCTCCATGTTCCTAATCAATTCAAGTTCCCGGATACCATCATGGAGCAAAGGATTGATCCTCTCGTTTGCAATATCGGGAACCTCCTCAAAATTAGTGTATAACAGATGGAGCTTATTCATAAGCTCCTCTTTGTTGATCGAGTCAGAATGGCAGTACCTGTCAAGTTCACGTATCAGCCGAAAACTATTGACGAAAAGCTGGACATCCTTTGCAGAATAGTGATTTAACATGAATTTTGTGGCATACACGGATGCTTCGTCAGGGTTGTTGTCGAATATCTGCTTGAACTCTCCCACCCTGCACGAATACTGGAAAAACTTCTCCTTTATATCCACCGGTTCAACTCCATGAGCCTTGAACCTGCCGGAAATACCGTACTCATGCATCAGCGCCTCCTCGCAGTTAATATCAACTTTAAAGAATATTCGACGAGTGCCTTTGCCAACAATGGGGATACCCAATTGTTTGGATATGGACAGGACATTCTTTTCATTCCATGAGTCAAGTTCACTTTTCTTTAGTTTGAAACGACGGTCAATGCCATCAATGTACGCTTCCGTAATGTTGAGCGCCTGATGAGTATAAAGTTCAATGGCCCACTGGTCGAACGAAAGCTCAGAATGGTTGTCTACCCTGAGAATGTACCAGTAGATGACAGGATTATTATTGTTGATCCACTGCCTGATATTGGGTAAGGCCTTGCTTTCGGCCGAATAGAATATGAAATCCCGGGTTGCCGGGTCATAGACAGTACGGGTGATGGTCAGTGGATGCATAGCGATCAAATTGAGAACATTATGGATGACTGGTAAAAGAGAGGACTTTGTTTATTTAATTTTTGAATTGTCTTCAGCCAATCCAAAAATGCCTGAATTCTCCTGTTTGGGATGTGCACAACACCTTTTTAATCACTCCCCTTATTGTTATTAGATATCCTGCCAATAACACACTACAGTAATATTATCCTTTGCACCTTTCTTTAAGACAGCATTTACAAGCATATTGGGAACTATATCTCTAGTGCAGGAATCGTGGCAAACCTCAAGTATTTCGCTGTCTTTCAATACATCGCTCAAACCATCAGTGCATAGTAATAAAAGGTCATCGTTCTTCATTTCTATTTCATAGAAATCAGGCTTTATTGATTCTTTTGAACCCAAGGACTGCAGTACAATATTCTTCTGTGAATGAGTAAATGCTTCTTCTTTATCGATTGCTCCAATATCTACAAGGGATTGCACAAAAGAATGATCTTTTGTGATCTGTTCTATACTATTGTTCGTGACGATGTACGCTCTTGAGTCACCTACATTTGCAAGAAAAATACTTTTCCCCATTACCAGGGCGATAACAATAGTAGTTCCCATTCCGGCAAAAGATGGATTGTTTTTTGACAGAGTAATAATCTCATCATTTGCCTTCCTAAAGGAAATAGAAAGCTTTTCCAAGGGATGAGAAGTATCTTCCCACAGATCCTTTATAGTTCGCAGAACCACATCAACGGCAAGCTTACTGGCAACTTCCCCTGCATTATGCCCTCCAAGACCATCTGCTATAATAAGAAGAAGATCATTTTCTATTGTTGCAATTCCAAAAAAATCTTCATTGTTACTTCTGGATCCTTGGTGTGTAGCACTTGAGTATAGCATTGAACTCAACCTCTCATGTGTGCAGAAGTTCACCTTCCCATCTTTACCTGATGTACTATGACCTTTATTTTGCTCATCAATTCTTCCCCAATTACCATTTTTCTCTCCATAACATAATCGAGTCTCTTTATAACATCCTCAACATCCTCAATATAATTCCCACTGGCATAGTTCTTGAAATCAAGTGCAAATTTCAACGCCTCCTCAGCATCACCAACTTTGGCGTTGATCAGTACCAGATCACCACAATAAATACATGATTTCCTCAAATCTCCTGTAGACTTTCTCAGGGAGTTTGAATACTCTCTCTTAAGAAAAGATGCCAGATCAGCCTGGAATTCCTGCATATTCTGATATCTGTCAGTGGGTTTCTTTTCCAGACATTTCATGATGATATTGTCCAGATCGCTACAAGATGGGTTACAGGAGGAGGGTAGATCCGGATATTCGGATAAAATTGCAAATCCGGCCTCAGAGAAATCACCTCCGTCAAATGGAGTTTTTCCAGTAACAAGCTCGTAGAATATAACACCTAATTGATATACATCTGTACGGATATCCGGTTTACCGAA harbors:
- a CDS encoding tetratricopeptide repeat protein, whose protein sequence is MESAIRITRETEFYQGYIRFKMAVTNESPYAVNEVTLDFVYDDELLRVDRYEPLYVEKKGKLHLGSIDGGKSKSIAVYFDPQMCSKGTDIECNVAYKDYKGKRYIVQMEPKEISVICPIFRTVSDINTGRLKEILERLPHSESCVFEVLSSFDMFKLVNLSREVIEKRNVKHVRTLYTKDKTNYELWYYGKTKVNDDNIVIKLSFLAVQHTVELFAATQTAEALTGLLADVGKDLKVTIESRVTGKGRFNLHLINSKITGNTINNLLDQCNMDGTCDVNIVIDNINERTNAGRSSVNNTNFLNEQEEQRLEAEKQALIKIEQEKQESLQKEKAEKELLRKREEERLRKQREELGRIQAAEEPKRKEEEYARLKKEKERQEQLQKEKAEKELLRQREEEWLKKQKEKLEQIKTAEEAKIKQNEAQARLRMEQEMQERLQKEKAKQELLHKREKEKAEKQLKNKNASTCQKINSNNSKSNNKMLMFVVVFGILVLIVFFAIIPAASSSEQKAIDESVKGDNYYNQGNYDSALQAYDNAIELDVDNSTYYHSKGTALCGLGRYDESLDSYNKALDLDENYTAAWTGKGYALNELSRYDEALVAFDKAIEINSMDAQAWSGKSEALFKLGKYEEAQAAAEDALDVRSFG
- a CDS encoding formylglycine-generating enzyme family protein, with the protein product MHPLTITRTVYDPATRDFIFDSAESKALPSIRQWINNNNPFIYWYILRVDNQSELSLDQWAIELYTHQALNIKEAYIDGIDRCFELKKRENDSWCDKYVLSIPKQLGIPIVGKGTRRILFKVDINCREGLMHEYGISGRFIAHGVESADIKEKFFQYSCKVGEFKQILDNNPDEASVYAEKRMSARYSAKDVQLFTNSFRMIHDLYSYCHSGLIQRDELLHKLQLLEDNFEKVPDIAKDKITPLLHDGIRELGLRTNNENLKSRYTRLCDSLVELLHIEVMGTNLGKGAIAAQESEILSNGTGYVNGDDNVSRQDGRTAGVGSSERHEKNSHGHDYTVNTGKLHQAQALKKPQVQNLSGPREQKIGKKAFLFPVLIIIVLAGYWMFSPLLVVNSGNQDTIIPQNTKVVDSPLAANDTNNVSIDNKTATTNTQLDLETYTNSIGMEFVLIPAGEFQMGSPSSEEDRDDDEGPVHEVTIENAYHLGKYEVTQAQWVEIMGNNPLYFDGDNKPVEQISWNEVQEFIKKLNAKEGTDKYRLPSEAEWEYACRAGTASSYSFGDDESKLEDYAWYCFNSGNITHPVGQKKPNPWGLYDMHGNVWEWCQDRWHDTYKNAPTDGSAWEDGNSSYRVSCGGSFFDTASGSRSAVRFSYDPSRYSALLGFRLLREV
- a CDS encoding SUMF1/EgtB/PvdO family nonheme iron enzyme, translating into MHPLTITRTVYDPATRDFIFYSAESKALPNIRQWINNNNPVIYWYILRVDNHSELSFDQWAIELYTHQALNITEAYIDGIDRRFKLKKSELDSWNEKNVLSISKQLGIPIVGKGTRRIFFKVDINCEEALMHEYGISGRFKAHGVEPVDIKEKFFQYSCRVGEFKQIFDNNPDEASVYATKFMLNHYSAKDVQLFVNSFRLIRELDRYCHSDSINKEELMNKLHLLYTNFEEVPDIANERINPLLHDGIRELELIRNMENFKSRCILLCDLLIELLNIEVMSANLGKKGCIAAQKENIPFSGTGYVNEDDNELGQDGHTAGKGNNECSLCHNVIDQSNKQLTCQECNAYFCHTCESSFREKRKLRDPPLCEKCFTAEQQKLAGERIEIIEEDIEAFDFDDDESIEVIVVKTWESEPAEETSEDEFTEFTDEEGFESKREDERLQKEREKQELLRKAQEDEEQKRHEQEVQERCRKDEELKAQEAARRKAAEEAERKRKEEERLRREREEAAKKPSSSIKNSIGMEFVLIPAGEFQMGSNESNNEQSVHKVRVSKPFYLGKYPVTQKEWQAVMGTYPSHFKDDNNPVEKVSWNDVQEFVKKLNAKEGTDKYRLPFEAEWEYACRAGTTTKYSFGDDESKLGEYAWYYANSKDGSLFAKRKTRPVGQKKPNPWGLYDMHGNVWEWCKGRRHNSYNGAPTDGSAWIDVISSIRVSRGGGWYSDAMDCRSADRRYDDPDFRCFYLGFRLLRAV
- a CDS encoding Stp1/IreP family PP2C-type Ser/Thr phosphatase gives rise to the protein MLYSSATHQGSRSNNEDFFGIATIENDLLLIIADGLGGHNAGEVASKLAVDVVLRTIKDLWEDTSHPLEKLSISFRKANDEIITLSKNNPSFAGMGTTIVIALVMGKSIFLANVGDSRAYIVTNNSIEQITKDHSFVQSLVDIGAIDKEEAFTHSQKNIVLQSLGSKESIKPDFYEIEMKNDDLLLLCTDGLSDVLKDSEILEVCHDSCTRDIVPNMLVNAVLKKGAKDNITVVCYWQDI